Proteins from one Homalodisca vitripennis isolate AUS2020 chromosome 3, UT_GWSS_2.1, whole genome shotgun sequence genomic window:
- the LOC124356597 gene encoding uncharacterized protein LOC124356597 has product MALGVRVVVTIFLNFLSFAVGLELYESPNVKTALFTELDVRRSCWNHDEISLLRARMIMQDLIPKKIPRDFPYLVEYLRSTEEAVVRHSPEGKLRRIMMLSLSDIIGGYLQAVVIPMAKESYYAGNIDYTTMSKLYDMYTEMKSRLRTDGGRWSRPLDMSKFAVKVTQLNLYEGSSELACKAIYVTSRESCPEGQSRIAIPYLDYDLKPGAVALPLKSRNLYSLKTAASSHIIVRFYILARECLSDMSASETEVFNYLFLRWLLASVVPHLYETTWYPGFGSVMRIVQTINETEISLQRPVNNVNDTSLEQSLLSGKCGILKTVKMLIKYNFWLLILFLFLCMLIFTVCCCCAWWTYSYYRGYGAVGSKGSGILNAVLSIYCGLKDYDEPDMGSKNISGTGYFDPVTGSFRNSSNTARRQSPRPTDFRHSSQYQPDTSVPPPGHPRPAGDVDTSTVPSSTEDEDGESVTSSTSKP; this is encoded by the coding sequence atgGCACTTGGTGTGCGTGTAGTAGTgacaatatttctaaatttcctGTCGTTCGCGGTTGGTTTGGAACTGTACGAGAGTCCGAATGTGAAAACCGCGCTGTTCACCGAGCTGGACGTCAGAagatcctgttggaaccatgacGAGATCAGTCTGCTGCGGGCCAGGATGATCATGCAAGACCTGATCCCGAAGAAGATCCCGAGGGATTTTCCATACCTCGTGGAATACCTAAGGAGCACGGAAGAGGCAGTAGTGAGGCACTCGCCGGAAGGAAAACTGCGCCGCATTATGATGCTGTCTCTCTCGGACATCATAGGGGGGTACCTGCAGGCAGTCGTCATCCCGATGGCCAAGGAGTCGTACTACGCGGGCAACATCGACTACACTACGATGTCCAAGCTGTACGACATGTATACGGAGATGAAGAGCAGGCTGAGGACTGACGGAGGGCGATGGTCAAGGCCGCTGGACATGTCCAAATTCGCCGTGAAGGTCACTCAGCTCAACCTGTACGAGGGATCTTCTGAGCTGGCTTGCAAGGCGATCTACGTGACCTCCAGGGAGAGCTGCCCCGAGGGTCAGTCCAGGATCGCGATCCCGTACCTTGACTACGACTTGAAGCCAGGAGCCGTCGCTCTTCCGCTGAAGTCCCGCAACTTGTACAGTCTAAAAACGGCCGCTTCGAGCCACATCATCGTCAGATTTTACATTCTGGCGAGGGAATGTCTCTCAGACATGTCCGCCTCAGAGACTGAAGTCTTCAACTATCTCTTCCTCAGATGGCTACTCGCCAGTGTGGTCCCACACCTTTACGAGACCACTTGGTACCCCGGCTTCGGTAGCGTCATGAGGATCGTCCAGACCATCAACGAAACGGAGATTTCCCTCCAGAGACCGGTCAACAACGTGAACGACACCAGCCTCGAACAATCACTGCTGTCCGGTAAATGTGGGATACTGAAGACCGTAAAAATGCTGATAAAATACAACTTCTGGTTGTTGATCCTCTTCCTGTTCCTCTGCATGCTGATCTTCACCGTGTGCTGTTGTTGTGCTTGGTGGACGTACTCCTATTACAGAGGATACGGGGCTGTGGGGTCCAAAGGGTCCGGTATACTGAACGCCGTCTTATCCATCTACTGTGGACTCAAGGACTACGATGAACCTGACATGGGCTCTAAGAACATTTCGGGGACCGGCTACTTTGACCCCGTGACTGGTTCTTTCCGCAATTCCTCGAACACGGCTCGCCGTCAGTCCCCTCGGCCTACGGACTTTCGCCATTCTTCACAATACCAGCCCGACACCAGTGTTCCGCCTCCGGGCCATCCGCGGCCTGCCGGTGATGTTGACACCAGCACTGTACCGTCCAGCACCGAGGATGAAGATGGAGAATCGGTTACTTCAAGCACATCAAAGCCttga